The following proteins come from a genomic window of Rhodobium gokarnense:
- a CDS encoding IS5 family transposase (programmed frameshift) has product MSQRRYELTDFEWSVIEPLLPNKPRGVPRVDDRKVLNGIYWRLRTGSPWADIPERYGPATTCYNRFVRWRKLGIWDRIFEAVSAAYDGDLQSVDSSSIKVHQHASCSAAKKGDAETAGVARSGAVCMGRSRGGLTTKIHAVVDANGLPVKLKLTPGQAHDGRSAADMLDGIGSGQALLADAAYDSDALRRQVEAQGGWLCAKPVSRRRERPPFSRWLYRFRNVVERFFNRIKHCRAIATRYEKHDENYLTLIKLSAIRLWIGNNESMS; this is encoded by the exons ATGTCCCAGCGTCGCTACGAACTGACCGATTTCGAGTGGTCGGTCATTGAACCGTTACTTCCAAACAAGCCGCGTGGCGTGCCGCGGGTCGATGATCGCAAAGTGCTGAACGGCATCTACTGGCGGTTGCGCACGGGTTCGCCCTGGGCGGACATTCCGGAGCGCTACGGCCCCGCCACCACGTGCTACAATCGCTTCGTACGCTGGCGCAAGCTGGGTATATGGGACCGCATTTTCGAGGCGGTCTCGGCTGCCTATGATGGCGACCTGCAATCGGTTGATTCGTCGTCCATCAAGGTTCACCAGCACGCCAGC TGTTCGGCGGCCAAAAAGGGGGACGCCGAAACCGCCGGCGTGGCACGATCCGGCGCCGTCTGCATGGGGCGTTCGCGAGGCGGACTGACCACCAAGATCCACGCTGTCGTCGACGCGAACGGTCTGCCCGTGAAGCTGAAGCTCACGCCCGGACAGGCCCATGACGGACGCAGCGCGGCCGACATGCTGGACGGGATCGGCTCGGGCCAGGCGCTGCTGGCCGATGCGGCCTATGACAGCGACGCATTACGTCGGCAAGTGGAGGCGCAAGGCGGATGGCTGTGCGCCAAGCCCGTCTCCCGCCGACGAGAAAGGCCGCCCTTCAGCCGATGGCTCTACCGCTTTCGAAACGTCGTCGAGCGCTTCTTCAATCGCATCAAACATTGCCGCGCCATCGCCACCCGATACGAAAAGCACGACGAGAACTATCTCACTCTCATCAAACTTTCCGCAATAAGGCTATGGATCGGAAATAATGAGTCTATGTCCTAG
- a CDS encoding hydantoinase/oxoprolinase family protein encodes MAIVLDKKGLSARLLFCVTQKEQFMIRIGIDIGGTFTDFVAWREGEDEVGLSFKLPSSPPDFDRTVCAGFDRIVDEMKPDHGETVMVMHGTTVSTNMVIERAGARLGLLTTDGFRDLMGLQRLRLKDPTGLFNDRPTPLVPRQHVFPVAGRIDAHGREIVALDEAAIADAARQAAKAGVESLAIAFINSFRNPEHERRARDIARKAAPGMDVSLSSDIWPQIGEYERALIALLNGFVKKRMSDYLTAIETHMASRHDRAHLFVTRSNGGAMSTAEARREPVHTLLSGPASGVAAASFLGRLAKIEDLLTFDMGGTSTDMSLIRDGQPTVSREAEVGDFPLSMPVTGIEAIGAGGGSVIAVRDGVLSVGPQSTQSYPGPACYGRGGTRPALTDAYLLCNYIDERHFLGGQMPLDRDAALKAMAPVADALGLSIEAAAEAAIRVATANMVAAVMPYLARLGMNPELVSMVLFGGAGGVHGPLLAAEIGVPRIVVPQTSSVFCAFGGLISTLTHDVVENVHRRPLGDGLLAASFDGLERQARSWLSEQIDAGMILETDIEHVAAMRYAGQSFDIDVVLDAAARAGDVAAAFRLFHAEHERLYAHCDPEADVEFMTLRVRIRGSLAGPKGTGRRSISTGNRNGLAPRDLRIGGALHAGASAFHRDGMAAEDAIAGPAVIEQDDATTLVPPGFVARLGLQRELIIERQA; translated from the coding sequence ATGGCGATTGTCCTCGACAAGAAGGGACTTTCGGCCCGTCTGCTGTTTTGTGTGACGCAGAAAGAACAGTTCATGATCCGTATCGGCATCGACATTGGCGGCACCTTCACCGACTTCGTTGCCTGGCGTGAAGGGGAGGACGAGGTCGGCCTGTCCTTCAAGCTGCCGTCGAGCCCCCCCGATTTCGACCGCACCGTCTGTGCGGGCTTCGACCGGATCGTCGACGAGATGAAACCGGACCACGGCGAAACCGTCATGGTGATGCACGGCACCACCGTCAGCACCAACATGGTGATCGAGCGGGCCGGCGCGCGGTTGGGCTTGCTGACCACGGACGGTTTCCGCGACCTCATGGGGCTGCAGCGGCTACGATTGAAGGACCCGACGGGCCTCTTCAACGACCGGCCGACACCGCTCGTGCCGCGCCAGCACGTCTTTCCGGTCGCCGGCCGTATCGATGCCCATGGCCGCGAGATCGTTGCGCTGGATGAAGCCGCCATTGCCGATGCCGCACGGCAGGCGGCGAAGGCCGGTGTCGAAAGCCTTGCGATCGCGTTCATCAACAGCTTCCGGAATCCCGAACACGAACGCCGCGCCCGCGACATCGCCCGGAAGGCGGCTCCCGGCATGGATGTCAGCCTGTCCTCCGACATCTGGCCGCAGATCGGCGAGTACGAGCGGGCGCTGATCGCCCTGCTCAACGGTTTCGTCAAGAAGCGGATGAGCGACTATCTGACGGCGATCGAAACCCATATGGCATCGCGCCATGATAGGGCGCACCTGTTCGTGACCCGGTCGAACGGCGGTGCCATGTCCACGGCCGAAGCCAGGCGCGAGCCGGTGCACACCTTGCTCTCAGGCCCGGCTTCGGGCGTCGCCGCCGCCAGCTTCCTCGGGCGTCTTGCGAAGATCGAGGATCTCCTCACCTTCGACATGGGCGGCACCAGCACGGACATGTCGCTGATCCGCGACGGCCAGCCCACGGTGTCGCGCGAGGCGGAGGTCGGGGACTTTCCGCTGTCGATGCCGGTGACGGGCATTGAGGCGATCGGCGCCGGCGGCGGATCGGTGATTGCGGTTCGCGACGGGGTGCTGTCGGTCGGCCCGCAAAGCACCCAGTCCTATCCCGGTCCGGCCTGTTACGGCCGCGGCGGCACCCGGCCGGCACTCACCGATGCCTACCTGCTCTGCAACTATATCGACGAGCGGCATTTCCTCGGCGGCCAGATGCCCCTGGACCGCGATGCGGCGCTGAAGGCGATGGCGCCCGTCGCCGATGCGCTCGGCCTCAGCATCGAGGCGGCGGCGGAAGCGGCGATCCGCGTGGCGACCGCCAACATGGTCGCCGCCGTCATGCCCTATCTGGCGCGCCTCGGCATGAACCCGGAACTGGTCAGCATGGTGCTCTTCGGCGGCGCCGGCGGCGTGCACGGACCGCTTCTTGCGGCGGAGATCGGCGTTCCGCGCATCGTCGTGCCGCAGACATCCTCGGTTTTCTGCGCATTCGGCGGGCTGATCAGCACGCTCACCCACGACGTCGTGGAAAACGTCCACCGCCGTCCCCTCGGCGACGGGCTGCTCGCGGCATCCTTCGACGGCCTTGAGCGGCAGGCCCGGTCGTGGCTGTCCGAGCAGATCGATGCGGGGATGATCCTCGAGACCGACATCGAACATGTCGCGGCGATGCGCTATGCGGGCCAGTCCTTCGACATCGACGTGGTGCTCGATGCCGCTGCGCGCGCCGGTGATGTCGCCGCTGCGTTCCGGCTTTTTCACGCCGAGCACGAACGCCTCTACGCCCATTGCGACCCCGAAGCGGATGTCGAGTTCATGACGCTCCGCGTCCGCATCCGCGGCAGCCTCGCCGGCCCGAAGGGAACGGGACGCAGGAGCATCTCCACCGGCAACAGGAACGGACTGGCACCGCGCGACCTGCGCATCGGCGGCGCGCTCCATGCCGGCGCGTCGGCCTTCCACCGGGACGGCATGGCCGCTGAGGACGCGATCGCCGGCCCGGCGGTCATCGAGCAGGACGACGCAACGACCCTGGTGCCGCCGGGATTCGTCGCCCGCCTCGGCCTGCAGCGCGAACTGATCATCGAAAGGCAGGCCTGA
- a CDS encoding 3-oxoacid CoA-transferase subunit B: MDSKALIAQRVAQELVDGDLVNLGIGLPTLVTTYLPEGIRVFFQSENGLIGMQALSEKAAAFEDLTDAGGTPASFIPGAAAFDSIASFGFIRGGHLDVTVLGGLQVDEGGQLANWMVPGKMVPGMGGAMDLVTGAKKVIVAMTHTAKGAPKIIKKCNLPLTSVRRVDLIVTDMAVIEPTEDGLVLREVAPEMSIDDVKAATEATLLIPDDVKQMPVRI; encoded by the coding sequence ATGGACTCGAAAGCCCTCATCGCCCAACGCGTGGCCCAGGAACTGGTCGACGGCGATCTCGTCAATCTGGGCATCGGTCTGCCGACGCTCGTCACCACCTATCTGCCTGAAGGAATCCGCGTCTTCTTCCAGTCCGAAAACGGACTGATCGGCATGCAGGCCCTGTCCGAAAAGGCGGCCGCCTTTGAGGACCTGACCGATGCCGGCGGAACGCCCGCAAGCTTCATTCCGGGCGCTGCGGCGTTCGACAGCATCGCCTCCTTCGGGTTCATCCGCGGCGGCCATCTCGACGTCACCGTGCTCGGCGGCCTGCAGGTCGACGAAGGCGGACAGCTCGCGAACTGGATGGTCCCCGGCAAGATGGTACCGGGCATGGGCGGGGCGATGGACCTCGTCACCGGCGCCAAGAAGGTGATCGTCGCCATGACCCACACGGCAAAGGGCGCGCCGAAGATCATCAAGAAGTGCAACCTGCCGCTGACCTCGGTGCGCCGGGTCGATCTCATCGTCACGGACATGGCGGTGATCGAGCCGACCGAGGACGGCCTCGTCCTCAGGGAAGTCGCCCCCGAGATGTCCATCGACGACGTCAAGGCTGCGACCGAGGCCACACTCCTCATACCGGACGACGTCAAGCAGATGCCCGTCAGGATCTGA
- a CDS encoding LysR family transcriptional regulator, producing MIDIKHLRVFLCVAEVKSLSRAADLMRRSQPSLSQAIRDIETTLQTPLFHRTGRGMELTGEGEAFAKAIAEPLAALDRAIYRASRNPEVKGRVTIAVPPSLSPWATKTLTATTVPHHPGLLIRIIEGHPVHMIEWLQKGEIDLALLYGPVQKLHFKLTPLFREPLVLIAKRSAGLDPAKPVEFQELGRLPLILPSRPFGIRAVVDLAAQQAGIRVALFLESDSGTSMRSMASEGLGYAIQPQSVTVASAEQMQLSWAPLVNPALEREVILAEPSDRAPGRAVEAATSMLAAAVCDLENDPAWDIAVSPVCRRLAASRKA from the coding sequence ATGATAGATATCAAGCATTTGCGCGTCTTTTTATGTGTCGCTGAAGTCAAGTCCCTCAGCCGCGCGGCCGATCTCATGCGGCGGTCGCAGCCCTCCCTGAGCCAGGCGATCCGCGACATCGAGACAACCCTGCAGACGCCCTTGTTCCACCGCACCGGCCGCGGCATGGAGCTGACCGGAGAGGGCGAGGCCTTTGCCAAGGCGATTGCGGAACCGTTGGCGGCGCTCGACCGGGCGATCTATCGCGCCAGCAGGAATCCGGAAGTCAAGGGCCGCGTCACCATCGCGGTGCCGCCCTCGCTCAGCCCCTGGGCGACCAAGACGCTGACGGCAACGACCGTCCCGCACCATCCGGGGCTGCTGATCCGGATCATCGAGGGCCATCCGGTTCACATGATCGAATGGCTGCAGAAGGGCGAAATCGACCTCGCGCTTCTCTATGGGCCGGTGCAGAAGCTGCATTTCAAGCTGACGCCGCTGTTCCGGGAGCCCCTTGTCCTGATCGCCAAGCGCTCCGCCGGCCTCGATCCGGCAAAGCCGGTCGAATTCCAGGAGCTCGGCCGGTTGCCGCTGATCTTGCCAAGCCGGCCTTTCGGCATTCGTGCCGTCGTCGATCTGGCAGCGCAGCAGGCCGGCATCCGGGTTGCCCTTTTCCTTGAGTCCGATTCCGGCACGTCGATGCGCTCCATGGCATCGGAGGGCCTCGGCTATGCGATCCAGCCGCAATCCGTCACGGTCGCCAGCGCCGAACAGATGCAATTGAGCTGGGCACCGCTCGTCAATCCCGCCCTGGAGCGCGAGGTGATCCTGGCCGAACCGTCGGATCGGGCACCTGGCCGCGCCGTGGAAGCGGCCACATCCATGCTGGCCGCAGCCGTCTGCGACCTGGAGAACGACCCGGCCTGGGACATTGCGGTCTCGCCGGTGTGCCGCCGCCTGGCGGCCAGCAGGAAGGCCTGA
- a CDS encoding sigma 54-interacting transcriptional regulator, which translates to MTNAAPLALVVDDDQAIRHMLTAVLEKEGLEVVVANDGLEGVETFRRRHAAVVLLDIRMPRMNGLEALKAIVEIDRSARIVLMTAFAEIGTAVQAMKDGAFDYVLKPFDLDEIRMLVRRILEIRAMQHDIVSLRRELSERYGAEGILTNNPRMIAQREKIAKVARSNATALIQGESGTGKELVAAAIHYGSPRASKAFVKVNCAAIPEGLHESEFFGHEKGAFTGAVGRHRGRFEQAEHGTLFLDEIGEISPGLQAKLLRVLQEHEFQRVGGTTPIQTDVRIVAATNKNLEEMVREGVFRQDLYFRLNVVTLETIPLRERPEDVRLLAEHFLERFCAENDVVIRGFDSAAMDCLLAWSWPGNVRELVNAIEHAVVMCTNSVITAEDLPRSVARTGDGAGDGEAFGGGSRTGSLRDLVNDFESQVIRNALMRHGGNRSHTAVELGISRRTLLYKLQEYGLATPPGEQEA; encoded by the coding sequence ATGACAAACGCCGCCCCCCTCGCCCTCGTCGTCGACGACGATCAGGCCATCCGCCACATGCTCACCGCCGTGCTGGAGAAGGAGGGGCTCGAGGTCGTCGTCGCGAATGACGGGCTGGAAGGGGTCGAGACCTTCCGGCGGCGCCATGCGGCTGTCGTGCTCCTCGACATCCGCATGCCGCGGATGAACGGGCTGGAGGCGCTGAAGGCCATCGTCGAGATCGACCGCAGCGCGCGGATCGTCCTGATGACGGCCTTCGCCGAGATCGGCACGGCGGTGCAGGCGATGAAGGATGGCGCCTTCGACTATGTCCTGAAGCCGTTCGACCTCGACGAGATCCGCATGCTGGTGCGCCGGATTCTGGAAATCCGCGCCATGCAGCACGACATCGTCTCGCTGCGGCGCGAGCTGTCGGAACGCTACGGCGCCGAAGGCATCCTCACCAACAATCCGCGCATGATCGCGCAACGCGAGAAGATCGCCAAGGTCGCCCGCAGCAATGCCACCGCCCTGATTCAGGGCGAGAGCGGCACCGGCAAGGAACTCGTTGCCGCGGCCATCCATTACGGCAGCCCGCGGGCCTCCAAGGCGTTCGTCAAGGTCAACTGCGCGGCCATCCCCGAAGGCCTCCACGAGAGCGAATTCTTCGGCCACGAGAAAGGCGCCTTCACCGGCGCCGTCGGCCGCCATCGGGGGCGTTTCGAACAGGCCGAGCACGGCACGCTGTTCCTCGACGAGATCGGCGAGATTTCTCCGGGCCTGCAGGCCAAGCTGCTGCGCGTGCTGCAGGAGCACGAATTCCAGCGCGTCGGCGGCACGACGCCGATCCAGACCGATGTGCGCATCGTCGCCGCGACCAACAAGAACCTGGAGGAGATGGTGCGCGAGGGGGTCTTTCGCCAGGACCTCTATTTCCGTCTCAATGTGGTCACGCTGGAGACGATCCCGCTGCGCGAGCGGCCCGAAGACGTCAGGCTTCTCGCCGAACATTTCCTGGAACGCTTCTGCGCCGAAAACGACGTGGTGATCCGCGGCTTCGATTCCGCGGCGATGGACTGCCTGCTCGCCTGGTCGTGGCCGGGCAATGTGCGGGAACTGGTGAACGCCATCGAACATGCCGTGGTGATGTGCACCAACTCTGTCATCACGGCAGAGGACCTGCCGCGCTCCGTCGCCAGAACCGGCGACGGAGCGGGTGATGGCGAGGCCTTCGGCGGCGGCTCGCGCACGGGTTCGCTGCGCGATCTCGTCAACGACTTCGAGAGCCAGGTGATCCGCAACGCCCTCATGCGCCACGGCGGCAACCGCAGCCACACGGCAGTGGAACTCGGCATCAGCCGCCGAACGCTTCTGTACAAGCTGCAGGAATACGGCCTGGCAACGCCTCCGGGCGAACAGGAGGCCTGA
- the atoS gene encoding two-component system sensor histidine kinase AtoS, whose product MFEVGIPGERPPAVVDSDRQTTHAEHPVRLKKLSERLLPAKMRQRLMLTSFAMVALPILLLGIILQHEGREALLNEKQDKLFTLARVLDSELGPGFDALLADLPSGWQNRQAAIAHLNAKLAPITDKIAASDPGVGCGYYSRRLDAIITYGPSKDYGGTVGRTISADHPGRDVMAVGKPSVETGPLVRGSIMNAMLPIIRDGEVIGYSWANEFTDAIERQEQTVDRTVFAITLGGILLAGLVIHSMSKRLSREVDVVVGGLAGLKNDLRKPIRPLRGELGEIVDAVNIMARALLDARTLTENILTSIADGVVAVDLEGRITAFNPAAEVMYGVPADEVMGRSYRQLFADHMHVASALLDTLDTGHTHIGVALELPRTDAVWRLTATSSVLHDGEDRRIGAVVVLKDVSERDRLMVQVMRADRLAALGELTASIAHEIRNPLTSIRGFIQYLGDGGEPEEWSRYSKIIIQEVDVLNETISKLLAFGRLRPPQMTSVDVAELINDVSFLANGPASVQIDLQIDEDLPKIDADAEALKQALLNLLINALQAIADDGTVVVTARRHGDDAIRIEVRDDGVGVAPNHLNKVFDPFFSTKPSGTGLGLAMVHRIIDAHHGVISFDSRVDFGTVVTIELPIVAPLPEETA is encoded by the coding sequence ATGTTCGAGGTGGGAATTCCCGGTGAGAGGCCGCCTGCGGTGGTCGACAGCGACCGCCAGACCACGCATGCGGAGCACCCTGTGCGCCTGAAGAAGCTCAGCGAACGCCTGTTGCCGGCGAAGATGCGCCAGCGCTTGATGCTGACGTCATTCGCCATGGTCGCCCTGCCGATCCTCCTCCTCGGCATCATCCTGCAGCATGAAGGCCGCGAAGCGCTGCTGAACGAAAAGCAGGACAAGCTGTTTACGCTCGCGCGCGTTCTCGATAGCGAGCTCGGGCCGGGTTTCGATGCCCTTCTGGCCGACCTGCCGTCCGGATGGCAGAACCGCCAGGCCGCGATCGCACATCTGAACGCCAAGCTCGCACCGATAACCGACAAGATCGCCGCCTCCGATCCGGGCGTCGGCTGCGGCTACTATTCCCGCCGCCTCGATGCGATCATCACCTACGGGCCGAGCAAGGACTACGGCGGGACGGTAGGCCGGACGATCTCTGCCGACCATCCCGGCCGCGACGTCATGGCGGTCGGCAAGCCGAGCGTCGAAACCGGCCCGCTGGTCCGCGGATCGATCATGAACGCCATGCTGCCGATCATCCGCGACGGCGAGGTGATCGGCTATAGCTGGGCGAACGAGTTCACCGATGCGATCGAGCGGCAGGAACAGACCGTCGACCGGACCGTGTTCGCCATCACCCTGGGCGGCATCCTCCTCGCCGGATTGGTCATCCATTCCATGTCGAAGCGGCTGTCGCGGGAAGTGGACGTCGTCGTCGGCGGGCTGGCGGGCCTCAAGAACGACCTGCGCAAACCGATCCGGCCGCTGCGCGGCGAGCTCGGCGAAATCGTCGATGCCGTCAACATCATGGCGAGGGCTTTGCTCGATGCCCGCACGCTGACGGAGAACATCCTCACCAGCATCGCCGACGGCGTCGTCGCAGTCGATCTGGAAGGCCGGATCACGGCGTTCAATCCCGCGGCCGAGGTGATGTACGGCGTGCCGGCCGACGAGGTGATGGGCCGGTCCTATCGCCAGCTTTTCGCCGACCACATGCATGTGGCGAGCGCCCTGCTCGATACGCTCGACACCGGCCACACGCATATCGGCGTGGCGCTCGAACTGCCCCGGACCGATGCGGTCTGGCGGCTGACGGCGACATCCAGCGTTCTCCACGACGGCGAAGACAGGCGCATCGGCGCCGTCGTCGTGCTCAAGGACGTGAGCGAGCGCGACCGGCTGATGGTGCAGGTGATGCGCGCCGACCGGCTGGCGGCGCTCGGCGAGCTGACCGCCAGCATCGCGCACGAGATCCGCAACCCGCTGACCTCGATCCGCGGCTTCATCCAATACCTCGGCGATGGCGGCGAGCCGGAGGAGTGGAGCCGCTATTCCAAGATCATCATCCAAGAGGTCGACGTCCTCAACGAGACGATCAGCAAGCTGCTGGCGTTCGGCCGGCTGAGGCCGCCGCAGATGACCTCGGTCGATGTGGCGGAACTGATCAACGACGTCAGCTTCCTCGCCAACGGGCCGGCGAGCGTCCAGATCGATTTGCAGATCGACGAGGACCTGCCGAAGATCGACGCCGATGCCGAAGCCCTGAAACAGGCCCTTTTGAACCTCCTCATCAACGCGCTCCAGGCCATTGCCGATGACGGCACGGTGGTCGTCACGGCGCGTCGCCATGGCGATGACGCGATCAGGATCGAGGTCCGCGACGACGGCGTCGGCGTTGCCCCCAATCACCTGAACAAGGTGTTCGACCCGTTCTTCTCGACCAAGCCGAGCGGCACCGGGCTCGGGCTGGCGATGGTTCACCGGATCATCGACGCGCACCACGGCGTCATCAGCTTCGACAGCCGCGTCGATTTCGGTACGGTCGTCACCATCGAGCTTCCGATCGTCGCTCCCCTGCCGGAGGAGACCGCATGA
- a CDS encoding short-chain fatty acid transporter: protein MSNADVRARAPIESKQPRGLARLAYRFTELSEKWFPDAFVFVALALVVVVLANLATGAAPLEIAHSFGQGFWTLIPFTMQMALVAITGYVVATSGPCTKLIARLASVPQSSRGAVAWVGFVTMSSSYLNWALSLVLGGLLVRAIARRTDIKVDYRAAGAAAYLGLGATWALGLSSSAAMLQANPASLPKAISDISGVIPLSQTIFLWQSIVMLLIIAAVAVTVAYYSAPEGDQIKTAEDMGCDVSETDTSALKQSRPGEWFEFNFILPALVVLLAAGYIYVELSTKGVMGTISNLNNYNFIFLMVGLLLHGNIRSFLTSVSKAVPTTAGVIIQFPFYAAIAALLTQVPGSDGVTISHHISHLFVSIANIEIFPVVIGVYSAILGFLVPSGGGKWIIEAPYVLQTAKDLNAHMGWAIEVYNAAEALPNLINPFWMLPLLGVLGLRAKDLVGFCFTQLIIAFPLVMFLLWILAPSVTP, encoded by the coding sequence ATGTCAAACGCCGATGTCCGGGCCCGCGCGCCCATAGAAAGCAAGCAACCGCGGGGCCTTGCCCGTCTTGCCTACCGCTTCACCGAACTGTCCGAAAAGTGGTTCCCCGACGCCTTCGTCTTCGTGGCGCTGGCCCTCGTCGTGGTCGTCCTGGCTAACCTGGCCACCGGCGCTGCGCCGCTGGAGATCGCCCACTCCTTCGGTCAGGGGTTCTGGACACTTATCCCCTTCACCATGCAGATGGCCCTCGTTGCCATCACCGGCTATGTGGTGGCGACCTCGGGGCCCTGCACCAAACTGATCGCGCGCCTGGCCAGCGTTCCGCAAAGCAGTCGCGGCGCCGTTGCCTGGGTGGGCTTCGTGACCATGTCGTCGTCCTATCTCAACTGGGCGCTGAGCCTGGTCCTCGGCGGCCTCCTGGTCCGCGCCATCGCTCGGCGCACCGACATCAAGGTCGACTACCGCGCCGCCGGGGCGGCCGCCTATCTGGGCCTCGGCGCCACCTGGGCGCTCGGTCTCAGCTCTTCGGCGGCAATGCTCCAGGCCAACCCGGCCTCGCTGCCGAAAGCGATCTCCGACATCAGCGGCGTCATCCCGCTCAGCCAGACGATCTTCCTGTGGCAGTCGATCGTCATGCTTCTGATCATCGCCGCCGTCGCCGTCACCGTCGCCTACTATTCGGCGCCGGAGGGCGATCAGATCAAGACCGCCGAAGACATGGGCTGTGACGTTTCCGAGACCGATACCAGCGCGCTGAAGCAGTCACGGCCGGGCGAATGGTTCGAGTTCAATTTCATTCTGCCGGCGCTGGTGGTGCTCCTTGCGGCGGGATACATCTACGTCGAGCTGTCCACCAAAGGTGTGATGGGGACGATCTCCAACCTCAACAACTACAACTTCATCTTCCTGATGGTCGGCCTGCTGCTGCACGGCAATATCCGCAGCTTCCTGACCTCCGTGTCGAAGGCCGTTCCCACGACCGCCGGCGTGATCATCCAGTTTCCGTTCTATGCGGCGATCGCAGCCCTGCTCACCCAGGTGCCGGGATCGGACGGCGTCACCATCTCGCACCACATCTCGCACCTGTTCGTCTCGATCGCCAACATCGAGATCTTCCCGGTCGTCATCGGCGTCTACTCGGCGATCCTCGGCTTCCTGGTTCCCTCCGGCGGCGGCAAATGGATCATCGAGGCGCCCTACGTGCTGCAGACGGCGAAGGACCTGAACGCGCATATGGGGTGGGCGATCGAAGTCTATAACGCTGCCGAAGCGCTGCCGAACCTCATCAACCCGTTCTGGATGCTGCCCCTCCTGGGTGTCCTCGGCCTGCGCGCCAAGGATCTGGTTGGCTTCTGCTTCACCCAGCTCATCATCGCCTTCCCGCTGGTGATGTTCCTGCTGTGGATCCTGGCCCCCTCGGTCACCCCCTGA
- a CDS encoding CoA transferase subunit A, with translation MSKLCSCACAVESITDGSSVMIGGFMGGGSPHRLIDELVRQGKKDLTIIANDTARPGFGIGKLVDAGALKRLIASHIGLNPETQKRMIAEEIEVELVPQGTLAERIRAGGMGLGGVLTATGVGTVVADGKPTLEVEGETYLVETPLKADFALIHALRADLFGNLQYQLTARNFNPSMALAGATVVAEAAEVVPVGMIPPDHVETVGVLVDHLISREA, from the coding sequence ATGTCAAAGTTGTGTAGTTGTGCATGCGCAGTCGAAAGTATTACTGACGGCTCGTCGGTAATGATCGGCGGCTTCATGGGAGGTGGGTCCCCGCATCGGTTGATCGATGAACTGGTCCGCCAGGGCAAGAAGGACCTCACGATCATCGCCAATGACACGGCCCGGCCGGGCTTCGGCATCGGCAAGCTGGTCGACGCGGGGGCGCTCAAGCGATTGATAGCGTCCCATATCGGCCTCAACCCCGAAACCCAGAAACGGATGATCGCCGAGGAAATCGAGGTCGAGCTGGTGCCCCAGGGCACGCTCGCCGAGCGCATCCGCGCCGGCGGCATGGGCCTCGGCGGCGTGCTCACCGCGACGGGCGTCGGCACCGTGGTCGCCGATGGCAAGCCGACGCTGGAGGTCGAGGGCGAGACCTATCTGGTCGAGACGCCGCTGAAGGCGGACTTCGCGCTCATTCACGCCCTGCGCGCCGATCTCTTCGGCAATCTGCAGTACCAGCTGACCGCCCGTAACTTCAATCCGTCGATGGCCCTGGCCGGAGCGACGGTCGTCGCCGAGGCGGCCGAGGTCGTGCCGGTCGGCATGATCCCCCCCGACCATGTCGAAACCGTCGGCGTCCTGGTCGACCACCTTATTTCCCGGGAGGCATAA